The Microbacterium sp. Nx66 genome contains a region encoding:
- a CDS encoding sensor histidine kinase, with protein MSSPSPALSDPGPGARQLARGITATWWYTVGGVIFIELMLVAAWLGIAVALDRSGVALLVVGAGGVLWAASTVLLLVDYRHRVESGPGVGWARLAVPTLVALIYGGAAGALVGSWQLAAMPVVQVFVLVSWPRGIRVRVAVAATVVLVALALLDSTTTFGSGVPVWVPVLYGVMLPGMTVSSLWWWDVLMALDRARASEARLAATQERLRVATDVHDLQGHHLQVIALQLELAERLLPTDPQAGMEQLRAARASVDDARQGTRDLATRFRSVPLGDELANARDLLTAAGLIVDARIHPDADAAPAADLGPVIRETTTNVLRHGGGGHARLILERTRDAWRYEVANDADPASEDGAGGSGLDGVRRRIGEAGGTYEQRRDADEFVVTVTVPAQAEIVR; from the coding sequence GTGAGCAGTCCTTCCCCCGCCCTCTCCGATCCCGGCCCCGGTGCCCGCCAGCTCGCGCGGGGAATCACCGCCACCTGGTGGTACACGGTGGGTGGGGTGATCTTCATCGAGCTCATGCTGGTGGCGGCCTGGCTCGGCATCGCCGTGGCGCTGGATCGCTCGGGCGTCGCGCTGCTCGTCGTGGGAGCCGGGGGCGTGCTCTGGGCGGCGTCGACCGTCCTGCTGCTGGTCGACTACCGCCATCGCGTCGAATCCGGCCCCGGGGTGGGCTGGGCTCGCCTGGCCGTGCCGACCCTCGTCGCCCTGATCTACGGCGGCGCGGCGGGGGCTCTCGTCGGCAGTTGGCAGCTCGCCGCGATGCCGGTGGTGCAGGTCTTCGTGCTGGTGAGCTGGCCCCGCGGGATCCGGGTGCGGGTGGCCGTGGCGGCGACGGTCGTGCTCGTCGCTCTCGCGCTGCTCGACTCGACCACGACCTTCGGCTCCGGCGTCCCGGTGTGGGTGCCGGTGCTCTACGGAGTCATGCTCCCCGGGATGACCGTGAGCTCGCTGTGGTGGTGGGACGTGCTCATGGCCCTCGATCGGGCGCGGGCCTCGGAGGCGCGACTGGCGGCGACGCAGGAGCGCCTGCGCGTGGCGACCGACGTGCACGACCTCCAGGGGCATCATCTTCAGGTGATCGCCCTGCAGCTCGAACTGGCGGAGCGTCTGCTGCCCACCGATCCGCAGGCGGGGATGGAGCAGCTCCGTGCGGCCCGGGCGAGCGTGGACGACGCGCGGCAGGGCACCAGAGACCTCGCCACGCGGTTCCGCTCGGTACCGCTCGGCGATGAGCTGGCGAACGCCAGGGACCTGCTCACGGCCGCTGGGCTCATCGTGGATGCGCGGATCCACCCGGATGCGGACGCGGCGCCCGCGGCCGACCTCGGCCCCGTGATCCGGGAGACGACCACGAACGTCCTGCGGCACGGAGGCGGTGGTCACGCGCGCCTGATCCTCGAACGGACGAGGGATGCCTGGCGGTACGAGGTCGCCAACGACGCTGACCCCGCGTCCGAGGACGGGGCGGGCGGCTCCGGGCTCGACGGTGTCCGCCGGCGGATCGGCGAGGCGGGCGGCACGTACGAGCAGCGGAGGGACGCCGACGAGTTCGTCGTGACGGTCACCGTGCCAGCGCAGGCGGAGATCGTCCGATGA
- a CDS encoding DUF917 domain-containing protein yields the protein MSTTITAADIDGLARGAAVLGTGGGGDPYIGALLARQALASGDVTVVALDEVPDDALVLFVAMMGAPTVMVEKLPSLAEVIEPVKALGVHLGRPVTHIACAEVGGVNSTIPIAAAAALGLPLVDADGMGRAFPELQMVLPTLYGVTASPLAFSDEKGNTGVLQTADNSWTERIARVACVEMGCSVMISGFSMSGAAARQSLVAGSLSRCIDIGQRIAEAREAKTDPVAAVVELLGGRELFGGKVADVNRATTTGFARGRARIDGDGGTSLTLQFQNEHLVAEADGRVLATTPDLIMVLDGESGEPVTTEGLRYGQRVRVIAAPADERWHSDAALAMVGPGYFGYDIPAHRFDGTVSAGDAAAGAAA from the coding sequence ATGAGCACCACGATCACCGCGGCCGACATCGACGGCCTCGCCCGCGGCGCGGCCGTGCTCGGCACCGGCGGGGGTGGCGACCCGTACATCGGCGCCCTCCTCGCCCGCCAGGCCCTCGCCTCCGGAGACGTCACGGTCGTGGCGCTCGACGAGGTGCCGGACGACGCCCTGGTGCTGTTCGTCGCGATGATGGGCGCGCCCACCGTCATGGTCGAGAAGCTGCCGAGCCTCGCGGAGGTCATCGAGCCGGTCAAGGCGCTCGGCGTCCACCTCGGCCGCCCGGTCACGCACATCGCCTGTGCCGAGGTCGGCGGGGTGAACTCGACGATCCCGATCGCCGCCGCCGCCGCGCTCGGGCTTCCGCTCGTCGATGCGGACGGCATGGGGCGCGCGTTCCCCGAACTGCAGATGGTGCTCCCGACGCTCTACGGCGTGACGGCCTCGCCGCTCGCCTTCAGCGACGAGAAGGGGAACACGGGCGTGCTGCAGACCGCCGACAACTCCTGGACCGAGCGCATCGCCCGTGTCGCGTGCGTCGAGATGGGCTGCTCCGTCATGATCTCCGGCTTCTCGATGTCTGGTGCCGCCGCACGTCAGTCGCTGGTGGCGGGATCGCTGTCCCGGTGCATCGACATCGGTCAGCGGATCGCGGAGGCCCGCGAGGCGAAGACCGACCCGGTCGCCGCTGTCGTCGAGCTTCTCGGCGGTCGCGAGCTGTTCGGCGGCAAGGTCGCCGACGTGAACCGGGCCACGACCACCGGCTTCGCGCGCGGCAGGGCACGGATCGATGGAGACGGCGGCACCTCGCTGACGCTGCAGTTCCAGAACGAGCACCTCGTCGCCGAAGCGGACGGACGGGTGCTGGCGACCACTCCGGACCTCATCATGGTCCTCGACGGCGAGTCGGGGGAGCCTGTCACGACCGAGGGGCTGCGCTACGGACAGCGCGTCCGCGTGATCGCCGCTCCGGCCGACGAGCGCTGGCACTCGGATGCGGCTCTCGCGATGGTCGGCCCGGGGTACTTCGGCTACGACATCCCGGCGCATCGCTTCGACGGCACGGTCTCCGCCGGAGACGCCGCGGCAGGGGCCGCCGCATGA
- a CDS encoding small multidrug efflux protein, whose amino-acid sequence MNLIETFQNLVAQVPDLVQPLIVALAGAVPFVEGEGAASIGILGGIPPVVAAIAAMVGNFLCVAILVLASAGARRAIVDRSRAKQPVTVGGTSLEADGVPAETGRGSARREKFQRAFERYGVPGVSLLGPLLLPTHFTATMLAASGIGKGRILVWQAVAIIGWTTVIAVIVGSAVYAIR is encoded by the coding sequence ATGAACCTCATCGAGACCTTCCAGAACCTCGTCGCCCAGGTCCCCGACCTCGTCCAGCCGCTCATCGTCGCCCTCGCCGGGGCGGTCCCCTTCGTCGAGGGCGAGGGCGCCGCGAGCATCGGCATCCTCGGAGGCATCCCGCCCGTGGTCGCCGCCATCGCCGCGATGGTCGGCAACTTCCTCTGCGTCGCGATCCTGGTGCTCGCCAGCGCGGGCGCCCGCCGGGCCATCGTGGACCGCTCGCGGGCGAAGCAGCCGGTGACGGTGGGCGGCACGAGCCTGGAGGCCGACGGCGTCCCGGCGGAGACCGGACGCGGGTCCGCCCGCCGCGAGAAGTTCCAGCGCGCTTTCGAGCGCTACGGCGTCCCCGGGGTGAGCCTGCTGGGACCGCTGCTGCTGCCGACCCACTTCACCGCCACCATGTTGGCCGCGTCCGGCATCGGCAAGGGGCGCATCCTCGTGTGGCAGGCCGTCGCGATCATCGGCTGGACGACCGTCATCGCGGTGATCGTCGGCAGCGCCGTCTACGCCATCCGCTGA
- a CDS encoding hydantoinase/oxoprolinase N-terminal domain-containing protein, which produces MHIGIDVGGTNTDAVLMDGTRTLAGVKHSTTPDVTSGIVQAIEDLRAGHSFEGADIDAVMIGTTHFINALVQASRLAPVAALRLGLPATRALPPLIDWPEVLVAATRARSYLAHGGYEFDGRPISPLDPDEIRAHAEDMKAHGIRSVAISSVFSPVNHDLEVQAAEIVASVLGEDAAISLSHEIGRIGLLERENATIINAALRELASEIVDGLTSAVRAQGIEAPIFLSQNDGTLMDEDYVRRYPVATFASGPTNSMRGAAATSGLVDCAVIDVGGTTADIGLLINGFPRETANEVKVAGIRTNFRMPDVLSLGIGGGSIVDEETAEVGPASVGYTLTTEALVFGGSTLTATDIAVAAGRALVGDPAKVAHLDPAFVERVLARIAERVAEAVDRMRTSPEPIAVVAVGGGSILLPDELPLFGTVHRPENYAVANAIGASIAQVGGEIDKVYAIEPGRRDETIAEVRAEAVDKAIAAGAKPATVTIIDFDEVPIPYLPGNATRIRVKAVGDLDMGA; this is translated from the coding sequence ATGCACATCGGCATCGACGTCGGCGGCACCAACACCGACGCCGTCCTCATGGACGGCACCCGCACCCTGGCCGGGGTGAAGCACTCCACGACCCCGGACGTGACGAGCGGGATCGTCCAGGCCATCGAAGACCTCCGTGCGGGGCACTCCTTCGAGGGGGCCGACATCGACGCGGTGATGATCGGCACGACGCACTTCATCAATGCGCTCGTGCAGGCGAGCCGACTCGCTCCGGTCGCGGCCCTTCGACTCGGCCTGCCCGCGACGCGGGCCCTGCCGCCGCTGATCGACTGGCCGGAGGTTCTCGTCGCGGCCACCCGGGCGCGCAGCTACCTGGCGCACGGCGGCTACGAGTTCGACGGCCGTCCGATCTCGCCGCTCGACCCCGATGAGATCCGCGCGCACGCCGAGGACATGAAGGCGCACGGCATCCGGTCCGTCGCCATCTCGTCGGTGTTCAGCCCGGTCAACCACGACCTCGAAGTGCAGGCGGCCGAGATCGTCGCCTCGGTGCTGGGGGAGGACGCCGCCATCTCGTTGTCGCACGAGATCGGCCGCATCGGTCTGCTGGAGCGCGAGAACGCGACGATCATCAACGCCGCCCTCCGGGAGCTCGCGTCGGAGATCGTCGACGGGCTCACCTCGGCGGTCCGCGCGCAGGGCATCGAGGCGCCGATCTTCCTCAGCCAGAACGACGGCACGCTGATGGACGAGGACTACGTGCGCCGGTACCCGGTCGCCACGTTCGCGTCCGGACCGACGAACTCGATGCGTGGAGCCGCGGCCACGAGCGGACTCGTCGACTGCGCCGTCATCGACGTGGGCGGCACCACCGCCGACATCGGCCTGCTCATCAACGGCTTCCCGCGGGAGACGGCGAACGAGGTGAAGGTCGCCGGCATCCGCACGAACTTCCGGATGCCGGACGTGCTCTCCCTCGGCATCGGTGGCGGCAGCATCGTCGACGAGGAGACCGCCGAAGTCGGCCCGGCCTCGGTCGGCTACACGCTGACGACGGAGGCGCTGGTCTTCGGCGGCTCGACCCTCACGGCCACCGACATCGCGGTCGCCGCCGGTCGCGCGCTGGTGGGGGACCCCGCCAAGGTCGCGCACCTGGACCCCGCTTTCGTGGAGCGGGTGCTCGCCCGGATCGCGGAGCGGGTGGCGGAGGCGGTGGACCGCATGCGCACGTCGCCCGAGCCCATCGCGGTCGTGGCGGTCGGTGGCGGGTCCATCCTGCTGCCCGACGAGCTGCCCCTGTTCGGCACCGTGCATCGGCCGGAGAACTATGCGGTCGCCAACGCCATCGGCGCCTCGATCGCGCAGGTGGGTGGCGAGATCGACAAGGTCTACGCGATCGAGCCCGGCCGTCGCGATGAGACCATCGCCGAGGTGCGCGCGGAGGCCGTCGACAAGGCCATCGCGGCCGGTGCCAAGCCCGCGACCGTGACGATCATCGACTTCGACGAGGTCCCCATCCCGTATCTTCCCGGCAACGCCACGCGCATCCGCGTGAAGGCGGTCGGCGACCTCGACATGGGGGCCTGA
- a CDS encoding response regulator transcription factor yields the protein MIRVLLADDEGMIRSALAALLRLEDDIDVVAECADGEEAVAAATRLEPDVCLLDLEMPGLDGVQVAERLNRTIPTRCIVVTRHARPGVLRRALASGVSGFVPKSRGADELAAIIRRVAAGARYVDPEIAADALSDERSPLTDRELDVLRAGRRGETTGQIARALALAPGTVRNHISVILGKLSVSTRQQAVLVAEERGWI from the coding sequence ATGATCCGGGTGCTGCTCGCCGACGACGAGGGGATGATCCGCTCCGCGCTCGCCGCTCTGCTGCGCCTCGAGGATGACATCGACGTCGTCGCGGAGTGCGCGGACGGCGAGGAGGCCGTCGCCGCCGCCACCCGGCTCGAACCTGACGTGTGCCTGCTCGATCTGGAGATGCCGGGGCTCGACGGCGTGCAGGTCGCCGAGAGACTCAACCGCACGATCCCCACCCGCTGCATCGTCGTCACCCGGCACGCGCGTCCAGGGGTGCTCCGGCGGGCGCTCGCCTCCGGCGTCTCGGGTTTCGTGCCCAAGTCGCGGGGCGCGGACGAGCTCGCCGCGATCATCCGCCGCGTCGCGGCCGGCGCCCGGTACGTCGATCCGGAGATCGCCGCGGATGCGCTGAGCGACGAGCGCTCGCCGCTCACGGACCGCGAACTGGACGTGCTCCGCGCCGGGCGCCGAGGGGAGACCACGGGACAGATCGCGCGGGCGCTGGCGCTGGCGCCGGGGACGGTGCGCAACCACATCTCCGTCATCCTCGGGAAGCTCTCGGTGAGCACCCGTCAGCAGGCCGTGCTCGTCGCCGAGGAGCGCGGCTGGATCTGA
- the thrC gene encoding threonine synthase, which produces MPFISTRGGMQPQSFSETLLEGLAPDGGLAVPDVMPEVDGETLERWRALTYPQLATEVLGLFATDIPREDLARMTAAAYADFPDGVVPLRRVDDDLTLVGLSEGPTLAFKDMAMQFLGQVLEYTLERQGAVLNILGATSGDTGSAAEHALRGKERVAVFMLSPQGRMSAFQRAQMFSLDDANVHNIAVEGVFDDCQNLVKKLAGDLDFKRAQHLGAVNSINLARITAQTVYYFWAWLRATDAGGWTEVSFTVPSGNFGNILSGFFAKQMGLPIRRLVLAANENNVLDEFFRTGVYRPRSAAQTLATSSPSMDISKASNLERFIFELVDRDPARVVGAWDDLEAQGFFDFSAEQARFTEEFGIVSGTSTHEDRLATIRDVYETSGEVIDPHTADGVKVAREYVEPGVPMLVLETAKPEKFAETIHEAIGVELAYAPELRAMLDAAQHVTEMPDDEDSLRAFIEANALH; this is translated from the coding sequence GTGCCGTTCATCTCCACCCGCGGCGGCATGCAGCCGCAGTCGTTCAGCGAGACGCTGCTGGAGGGCCTGGCGCCCGACGGCGGTCTGGCCGTTCCCGATGTCATGCCGGAGGTCGACGGCGAGACGCTCGAGCGCTGGCGGGCGCTGACCTATCCGCAGCTCGCGACCGAGGTCCTCGGCCTCTTCGCGACCGACATCCCGCGAGAGGACCTCGCGCGGATGACGGCGGCGGCGTACGCGGACTTCCCGGACGGCGTGGTCCCGCTTCGTCGCGTGGACGACGACCTCACGCTGGTCGGCCTCTCCGAAGGCCCGACGCTGGCGTTCAAGGACATGGCCATGCAGTTCCTCGGGCAGGTGCTGGAGTACACGCTCGAGCGCCAGGGCGCAGTCCTCAACATCCTCGGCGCGACCTCGGGCGACACCGGCTCGGCTGCGGAGCACGCGCTGCGCGGCAAGGAGCGCGTCGCGGTGTTCATGCTCTCGCCGCAGGGCCGGATGAGCGCGTTCCAGCGGGCGCAGATGTTCTCGCTCGACGACGCGAACGTGCACAACATCGCGGTGGAGGGCGTCTTCGACGACTGCCAGAACCTCGTGAAGAAGCTCGCCGGCGACCTCGACTTCAAGCGCGCCCAGCACCTGGGGGCCGTGAACTCGATCAACCTCGCCCGCATCACCGCGCAGACCGTCTACTACTTCTGGGCATGGCTGCGCGCGACCGACGCCGGCGGCTGGACCGAGGTGTCGTTCACCGTCCCCTCGGGGAACTTCGGCAACATCCTCTCCGGGTTCTTCGCGAAGCAGATGGGACTGCCGATCCGGCGGCTCGTCCTGGCCGCGAACGAGAACAACGTGCTCGACGAGTTCTTCCGCACGGGGGTGTACCGCCCGCGTAGCGCCGCGCAGACACTGGCGACCTCGAGCCCGTCGATGGACATCTCGAAGGCGTCGAACCTCGAGCGGTTCATCTTCGAGCTCGTGGACCGCGACCCCGCGCGCGTCGTCGGCGCCTGGGACGACCTGGAGGCGCAGGGCTTCTTCGACTTCTCGGCCGAGCAGGCGCGCTTCACCGAGGAGTTCGGCATCGTGAGCGGCACCTCGACGCACGAGGACCGGCTCGCGACGATCCGGGACGTCTACGAGACCTCCGGCGAGGTGATCGACCCGCACACCGCCGACGGGGTGAAGGTCGCGCGGGAGTATGTGGAGCCCGGAGTGCCGATGCTCGTGCTGGAGACGGCCAAGCCGGAGAAGTTCGCCGAGACCATCCACGAGGCCATCGGGGTCGAGCTGGCGTACGCCCCCGAGCTCCGCGCCATGCTCGACGCCGCTCAGCACGTGACCGAGATGCCCGACGACGAGGACTCTCTCCGCGCCTTCATCGAGGCGAACGCTCTGCACTGA
- a CDS encoding hemolysin family protein, giving the protein MGDLLWNIALVLLFVLIGGVFAATEMALVTLRESQLNAIAARGRRGAKVAALARNPNTFLSAVQIGVTVAGFASAAYGATSIAPSVAPLLESWGVAPPLAMTLATIVLTLIIAYLSLVLGELVPKRLAIQRNAQFAYAVAPALNGFATVMRPVIWLLSVSTNALVRVLGGDPHKTSDELTDEEVRDIVATHQGLPDDERRILDDVLSLRGRQVSEVMRPRPEVVALDEAATVGAAVEQVRELPYSRYPVSQTSIDDITGFVHVRDLFEAAADDPERPLQGLVRDIPYIPSTAGVLPTLTRMRAEGHHIAVVVDEYGGTDGLVTLEDLVEEVVGEIFDEYDAEVFLSADDGLDGRLNLQDFEEATGLAMPRGSSDTIAGFVTEQLGRLAVVGDTVEVPGATIQVVEIDRRRIARVRVSMQTDPAAGRGAED; this is encoded by the coding sequence ATGGGCGATCTGCTCTGGAACATCGCCCTCGTCCTGCTCTTCGTGCTGATCGGTGGTGTCTTCGCTGCGACGGAGATGGCGCTGGTCACGCTCCGTGAGAGCCAGCTCAACGCGATCGCCGCTCGTGGCCGTCGCGGGGCGAAGGTCGCCGCTTTGGCCCGCAACCCCAACACCTTCCTCTCGGCGGTGCAGATCGGCGTGACCGTGGCGGGCTTCGCGTCCGCCGCCTATGGGGCGACCTCGATCGCGCCGTCCGTCGCGCCGCTGCTGGAGAGCTGGGGCGTCGCACCTCCGCTCGCGATGACCCTCGCCACGATCGTGCTCACGCTGATCATCGCCTACCTGTCGCTCGTGCTCGGCGAGCTCGTGCCGAAGCGGCTCGCGATCCAGCGCAACGCGCAGTTCGCGTATGCGGTGGCGCCGGCGCTGAACGGCTTCGCGACCGTCATGCGTCCGGTGATCTGGCTGCTGTCGGTCTCGACGAACGCCCTCGTCCGCGTGCTCGGCGGCGACCCGCACAAGACGAGCGACGAGCTCACCGATGAGGAGGTGCGCGATATCGTGGCGACCCACCAGGGCCTCCCCGACGACGAGCGCCGCATCCTCGACGACGTGCTCTCGCTGCGTGGGCGCCAGGTGAGCGAGGTCATGCGCCCGCGACCGGAGGTCGTGGCGCTGGACGAGGCTGCCACGGTCGGGGCGGCGGTGGAGCAGGTGCGCGAGCTGCCCTACTCCCGGTACCCGGTGTCGCAGACGTCGATCGACGACATCACCGGCTTCGTGCACGTACGTGACCTCTTCGAGGCTGCGGCGGACGACCCGGAGCGCCCGCTGCAGGGGCTCGTCCGCGACATCCCCTACATCCCGTCCACGGCGGGCGTGCTGCCGACTCTGACCCGCATGCGGGCGGAGGGACACCACATCGCGGTCGTCGTGGACGAGTACGGTGGCACCGACGGTCTGGTCACGCTGGAGGACCTCGTGGAGGAGGTCGTCGGTGAGATCTTCGACGAGTACGACGCCGAGGTGTTCCTCTCCGCCGACGACGGGCTGGACGGGCGCCTCAACCTGCAGGACTTCGAGGAGGCGACGGGGCTCGCGATGCCCCGTGGCTCCTCCGACACCATCGCCGGATTCGTCACGGAGCAGCTCGGACGGCTTGCCGTGGTCGGCGACACCGTCGAGGTCCCGGGTGCGACGATCCAGGTGGTCGAGATCGATCGCCGCCGCATCGCGCGGGTGCGGGTCTCGATGCAGACCGATCCGGCAGCGGGACGAGGCGCCGAGGACTGA
- a CDS encoding arginase family protein: MITLLSAPSNLGLRPPEPGSVPGSAKAPEAFREAGLFRRFTDRGATDGGIVLAGRYVDDDATRPADRVRNEAAFVDHSLRLASRIGEALDEGRAPLVIGGDCGILVAAGIAVKRRGGAGLVHIDGHTDFRHPGNSDECASVAGEALAAAVGAHWPAIADIEGLAPYFSPAGTAHIGHRDDDEEQAEVRSLLARVTPAADVLARGADAVAAETAASAGGRYWLQLDVDVLDPSVMPAVDSPDPGGLDAAELTALLRALAPRAIGASITVFDPDLDPDGRYARLLTEVLHDGLRELGSGARD; encoded by the coding sequence ATGATCACACTGCTGTCGGCCCCCAGCAATCTCGGCCTGCGCCCACCGGAGCCCGGCAGCGTGCCCGGCTCCGCGAAGGCGCCGGAAGCGTTCCGCGAAGCGGGGCTGTTCCGGCGCTTCACCGACCGGGGAGCGACTGACGGCGGCATCGTGCTGGCCGGGCGCTACGTGGACGACGACGCGACCCGGCCCGCCGACCGGGTGCGCAACGAGGCCGCTTTCGTCGACCACTCCCTCCGCCTGGCGTCACGTATCGGCGAGGCCCTCGATGAGGGCCGCGCCCCGCTCGTGATCGGCGGCGACTGCGGCATCCTCGTCGCCGCCGGGATCGCGGTGAAGCGCCGCGGCGGGGCCGGCCTGGTGCACATCGACGGACACACCGACTTCCGCCACCCGGGCAACAGCGACGAGTGCGCGAGCGTGGCGGGCGAAGCGCTGGCGGCCGCCGTCGGCGCGCACTGGCCGGCCATCGCCGACATCGAGGGGCTCGCGCCGTACTTCTCCCCCGCTGGCACGGCCCACATCGGGCACCGTGATGATGACGAGGAGCAGGCGGAGGTCCGCAGTCTCCTCGCACGTGTCACACCTGCGGCCGATGTGCTGGCGCGAGGAGCGGATGCGGTCGCCGCCGAGACCGCGGCGTCCGCGGGCGGCCGCTACTGGCTGCAACTCGACGTCGATGTGCTGGACCCGTCGGTGATGCCTGCTGTCGACAGCCCTGACCCCGGCGGTCTCGACGCGGCGGAGCTCACCGCTCTCCTGCGCGCCCTCGCCCCGCGGGCGATCGGAGCCAGCATCACCGTGTTCGATCCCGACCTCGATCCGGATGGCCGCTACGCGCGGCTCCTCACCGAGGTCCTCCACGACGGACTGCGCGAGCTGGGCAGCGGGGCGCGCGACTGA
- a CDS encoding purine-cytosine permease family protein yields MARTAHADDFALSRVTPEARKPWFGIAVQRFGQVSALSQFLLGATLGYSMTFGEAVLAFLFGSLILEVIMCVVGFIGQREGLNTALLARWTGFGEIGASLVGLAIGISLIGWFGIQSAISAQSLDALMPGALPVWAWSLIFGLAVTAIVAFGFVGMQWLANITVPLFLILVGWSVISELTRHDIGELLTGPAPGPTMSVWAGTGIVAGGLIVGAIITGDMTRFNRSRADVVKQTVLGVSLGEFVIGLAGVLLAHAAATGDIVAIVTSSVGFIGLFIVLTGTLKINDWNLYSSTLGLVNFISTAFGKNLHRVTTTIVLGVVGSVLAAVGILGQFTEFLVVLSVAFPPIAGIMVAEYYVVRRWRPELDATRAAGTLPATAPRIVPATIVVWLVSSLVGYFVTWGIPSLLSLFLSMVLYTVAGKLGWVRGVGVATTRQASPVDSAPAAV; encoded by the coding sequence ATGGCACGCACGGCGCACGCAGACGACTTCGCGCTCTCCCGAGTGACTCCCGAGGCCCGCAAACCCTGGTTCGGAATCGCCGTTCAGCGATTCGGGCAGGTCTCGGCCCTCTCGCAGTTCCTCCTCGGCGCGACCCTCGGTTACAGCATGACCTTCGGCGAGGCCGTCCTCGCCTTCCTCTTCGGCTCGCTCATCCTCGAAGTGATCATGTGCGTCGTCGGCTTCATCGGCCAGCGCGAGGGTTTGAACACGGCGCTCCTCGCCCGCTGGACCGGCTTCGGCGAGATCGGCGCCTCGCTCGTCGGCCTCGCGATCGGCATCAGCCTCATCGGCTGGTTCGGCATCCAGTCCGCGATCTCCGCGCAGTCGCTCGACGCGCTGATGCCCGGCGCGCTGCCCGTCTGGGCCTGGAGCCTCATCTTCGGCCTCGCCGTCACCGCGATCGTCGCCTTCGGCTTCGTCGGCATGCAGTGGCTCGCCAACATCACGGTGCCGCTGTTCCTCATCCTCGTGGGCTGGTCCGTCATCTCCGAGCTCACCCGCCACGACATCGGCGAACTGCTCACCGGCCCGGCGCCCGGCCCGACCATGAGCGTCTGGGCGGGAACCGGCATCGTCGCCGGGGGCCTCATCGTCGGCGCCATCATCACCGGCGACATGACCCGGTTCAACCGCTCGCGGGCCGACGTCGTCAAGCAGACGGTGCTCGGCGTCTCCCTCGGCGAATTCGTGATCGGACTCGCGGGCGTCCTCCTCGCCCACGCGGCGGCGACCGGCGACATCGTCGCGATCGTGACCTCGTCCGTCGGCTTCATCGGTCTGTTCATCGTCCTCACCGGCACGCTGAAGATCAACGACTGGAACCTGTACTCCTCCACTCTCGGCCTGGTGAACTTCATCTCCACCGCCTTCGGCAAGAACCTCCACCGTGTCACCACCACGATCGTCCTCGGAGTGGTCGGCTCGGTGCTGGCCGCCGTCGGCATCCTCGGTCAGTTCACCGAGTTCCTCGTCGTGCTCAGCGTCGCGTTCCCGCCGATCGCCGGGATCATGGTCGCCGAGTACTACGTGGTGCGCCGCTGGCGTCCCGAGCTCGACGCGACCCGTGCCGCGGGGACCCTGCCCGCCACCGCCCCGAGGATCGTCCCGGCCACGATCGTCGTCTGGCTGGTCTCCTCGCTGGTCGGCTACTTCGTGACCTGGGGCATCCCGTCGCTGCTCAGCCTCTTCCTGTCGATGGTGCTCTACACCGTCGCCGGCAAGCTCGGCTGGGTGCGCGGCGTCGGCGTCGCGACCACCCGGCAGGCGAGCCCCGTCGACAGCGCCCCCGCCGCGGTCTGA